GGGAGATAAGCCATTTGTGTCTGGGAATTTCCTTGTAATGGTTTGGTAATCATTTTGGCTGCTTTCTTTTGGATTGGTCCTGTTAGTTCATGCATATTGAATGTTTGTTCCCAACTGAACTGCAAGACTATTAAATGGAGTTGGAAACGCTCTGTGATCTCattctgaaagtttttttttcttgatgctgAAAAGACTTGCATTGTAATCAAGTTTTAATCTTAATAAGTACAAGAAATTGGAGTACTTTAAGGGGACATTTTTATTCTTAGCTTAGTGTTGTGTTTATAGACAGTGAATTATGTTATAGCTTGGTCTGTCCCTAgccatgtgttttgttttcagttcttccttttcagaattACATGTAACAAATGGTGCTGTTTTCTTTAGTTGGTGTTCTAAGATGAAATATTGGAGGGAAAATTGTTAATGTGCGTAGAGGATATAAAGGACTTTGATTTTAcataatttttagaaaagaaaagtCAAACCAAAAATATTGGAAAACCAGGATTCCAATTATCAAACAAAACTAAGATAGCCtttctttaagggaaaaaattaaattacattactTTTAAATGTAGTACAAAATTGCTGTAAAATTGTAGCtaaagtaatgcattttaaaaagaatctcATTTACTTAATTTGTTATAGAAGTCTAGAAACTAAATGAATGGTCCAGGGAAAGTGAAGAGGAGATAATTATAAGAATATAAGGTTGCACACACATAGCCATCTGGTagcaattttaaaacagaagcaaTTAGTTTCTTTTACTTAATGCAATGTAATTGTGGAACTTGTTGCCACAGGGTTTACAGAAGCCAAAATTGTAATTGGGTTCAGAAAGGAATTGAAAGAGTTCATGGTAGGTAGATTCATAAGAGAATGCTAAACAATCTGGATGCAATCCTGGCACAAgtaactccatttttttttttttttttttttttggaggatgTCTGGAAGATGGGAGGATTTAGGAGAAGGATCTATTTGTTtccagtattattatttttttaataccatttctCTGTCACAAAGTGCATTTACATTTTCTCacaaacttgaaaatatttgtagTTGCATGTATGTGGAGTTACTCCTTAGTGGCATTTAAAGTTCTTTATAAGCATTGAATGCACCTACCCTTACTCTCTGAGGTCACTTACAGTGATATGTAGCACATCAGAAAGATCTGATGATGCAAAATGAATAATATGCctgctctttttttgctttaggaCGCCGAGGCTTGTTTGGCCATTCGTTACACAATGCAAGCtcaaaagtaaaagaaaggaaactacAAGGGACTTGTCCTCCTGTTGGTCGTGGAAACTATGGAAAACCATGTTTGAGTGAAAGCGCTCATAGGTCCCCATTTTTTAATCCCCGTAATGGTTTTCACACGATACATTCAGAACACAGCCCTGTGAAGCCAAGGATTATTACAGTGGTGAAACCTGGTGGACACACACTCAGAAGGATAACCTTGCTTCTCAACAGGAGATCGGTCCAGACCTTTGAACAGCTGATGGCTGACATATCAGAAGCTCTGGGATTTCCACGCTGGAAGAATGACCGTGTGAGAAAGCTTTACAATCTGAGAGGCAGAGAGATCCGAAGCGTTTCTGACTTCTTCAGGGAAGGTGATGCATTCATAGCCATGGGGAGGGAGCCCCTCACTTTGAAGAACCTGGAGGTGGTATTACAAGAACTTTATCCTGAAAATCCATATGCTGCCAGTGCTGCCATTCAGGAGAATGAGGAGCAGTCCCAAAAACTGAAGAGCAGGCTGTATGACAAGGCTTCAAAAGTGGACAGTGGCTTTGATGAGACAGAAATTACCAAGAACTGCAGCGAAGACATGTCTCCCAAACTGGTAGCTGGACATGAAGGAAAAAGTCAAGCCAAgacaaagcaagaagaaaaaacaagaatcaaaaaaaagtggACTAGAGAGAGCTGGGGTAGTGAGCAAGGAGTGAAGCCTTCTAGAAAAACCCGAGAAAGCGAGAGGTACCTTAACCATGAGAGGAGTCCTGAGGAGGGATTAGAAGAGAGTTCAGAGGAGGTGGTGAGGTGTGAGAAGTGCGAACAGGAAAGGCAGGCCAGACAAAAGTTACAAAGGGAAAGGCAGGCTGAGGCCTCGTTTGAGAACAGAGACCTGAAGACAGGTGCATGTCAGAGGTACCAtgtagaaagaaatgcaaagatcAGGAATTGCCGAAAATCTTCAGAAACTTGTCTGGAAGGTGAGGAAGTTGGTTGGAAAGATAATGGCTGTAGGAGGACATGGAAGTCCCTACATAGGAATGTTAATGAAGGGCTGGAGAAGCAAAAAAGGAGCATTGAGAAGGAAAGGGATGTGGAGAAACATGAAAACCATGGGAAGGAAGTAGTAAAAATCAAGAAGAATGCTCTAGAAGGGCTGCAGCTAACTCATGAAGCAAAGGAAGAGGATGGAAGTAGCTGTGTAATGAACCAAAGTGCTTGGCTAAAGAAAGACACTCTGAGGGATGCTGAGAAACCATCTAAAACACATAGGGAGGGCAGAGAGGGACAAAGGGCTAAAGAGGAGGGTGCCAGAAGAGAGGGGAATATCATGCGTAGAGAGAGTGACATGATGCGACGAGAAAAAACAGGGGAGCGCAGagtgaataaagaagaaaacagggctCAGGGATTGGAAAACACAAGCCGGAGGCATGCCATTAAAAACAGAACTGATGTGGAAAAACACTATGAGATTGGCAGAACTATTGGGGATGGAAACTTTGCAGTGGTGAAGGAATGTCGGCACTGTGACTCCAATCAGATCTATGCCATGAAAATTGTTGATAAATCCAAGCTGAAGGGGAAAGAGGACATGATGGAAAGTGAAATTCTGATCATTAGGAGTCTCTCTCATCCCAATATAGTAAGCTTAATTGAAGTGTATGAGACAGAAGCTGAGATCTACCTAATCCTAGAGTATGTCCCAGGAGGGGACTTATTTGATGCAATCATAGAAAGTGTGAAGTTCACGGAACATGATGCTGCTGTCATGATCACTGACCTGTGTGAAGCACTGGTTTATATCCACAGCAAGAACATTGTCCACAGGGACCTCAAACCAGAGAATCTTTTGGTAAGTATTAGCAAACACATTGCATATGTGCAGgagttgaatttatttttcttttagttatgGATCTTTGAATATTCTTAAGCAAATACTGTGCAGAGATAATGTGCTGTGGCAGGACTGTTTGGGAAAATGGGTACAATTTTGAAGTGAAATTACCATTACAGTTTACTTCATGTAGATCTGCTGTGCATTGCAGATAGCAGTGCTTGCAGAtagaaattcaaataaaaatgaccTGGCTTTCAGGGGTAGTgagcatttgtatttttctggAAATCAGGCCTGTTACTTAGCATCTGACTTTTAGGTATGCAAGGGTGAATTTTTTTGCATGAAGGCATCTTCCTTGCAGAccaaaatttattaaaattgcTAATTTAGCTTATTTATTTGGTGGACTTTTTGCCCACTGCAATCACACATCCTGCAGACTGCTGTGCTGGTCCTCTACCGTAGTGATTTCTATCTTGTGACAATCTATTTTCTTAGGAGCAGAAGTATGATGCAGTTGATTGAAATACTCTGACAGTAAAATGTGAGTGTTTTGGTGAAACACAGCACTAAAGTCAGCTCAAATACTAACTTCATGCCAAAGAGAAAAGTTCTTTTTTCTATCACATTTCTGAGGCTACATTCTTTGCATCCAGCACTGAAGTCAATAGTTACTCACATGTGTGAATATGCATAGAAATGTTTGCAGTATTGACACTTGACAAGACACCCATTGTAGAACAGTAACAGTAAGCAACTCTCCCTTGCTAATCGTGTGTTACACTCTTGTACTAGGGTTCCAAATTTCCTGATAGATACCAAATATTTGCCCGTCTAAGAAATCAGATTTTATCTGCTGGTGGAAGATCATAgttagccagaaaaaaaagataatagaTGATTTAGTCCTATGTGCCATTCAGTTCTTTAAGGGAATtaattttggaaagaaatcaGTGTGACTTTATGGAGAAGAGCAGCAGTGTAGCCTGTAGGACGTGCAGAGGTTGAATGAACAAGGCTGGGCCTGAACAGTTTGCTCCCAAACCTTTTGACTAACCAGTAGGATCTGTACTAGGTCTTGCGATGCATCCTGCTTAGTCTGATGAAAATCTTTGGTATGTGCTCTGTGTGTAAATAAAAGGTAGTGAGGGCAAGTGGCTGGCTTGCTGCAGGAAGAAGTAGGCTTGTAGGCCCTGCCTTCATGCCTCATTTTGCCATTAGAACAAAACTTCACTTAGAACTGCAGGGCTTTTTCCAGAAGCTGATTTTCCATTATGAACCAGGCGCTGCTCCTTCCTATTTGTTGAAAATAAGCTAGGGCATGTGAAACACCTGAGACCAGATGTTTCATTTCCTTCTATAATATGTAATCATCGCAGCAATGCAGGTAAGCAAAAAGAGGCAAGATACGGGtccattctgttttttttcacatttagTTCACAGCACTGCAAAACAGATTGCTGGGCAGTGGCAAAGTTGTGTAGCACTGAAATAATCGTGTTGCCCATtctgacagaaaatatttttcaaggacaGACTGTCCCCCAGCCTGCAGGTATTTTGTTGTATGAGAACAGTGTTACCCAAACACTATGGGAAAGAAAATTGTACCTGTTCCAGTTTCACCTTGCTGCTAATTGGCTGTGAACACCTGTATTAGATATCATTTATATAAAGCAACCTTTTGAAAAGTTAGTCTGTTCAACAAGCCGAATGAGTTTATAAGCTCGTGATAGTGTTGGATAGCTCACGTGCTATTTAATATGCATCCCTGTAAATACAGGGCATTTGAGCGAGATTCTggcttttctgactttttaatgTGTTGCCTCTGACTCCTCAGAGTGACTAGGGCAGTAGCAGTGGAGTAGGAAGGAGAGCTGTCACTAATCCTAACATCAGCCAGTGCTGAACAATAACAGTACTGAAGCAAATTTCACGGGTTCCTCTGCTGTTTGTGGTTCAGGGACTGGGGGCAGCCTTCTGGAGAGGAAACACAGTTCTGGAAGCGCTGGCTTCCTGCAGGGGATGTCCATGGTTCTGGGATacctcttgcttctcttcagatTCCTACACTGCAGATGTTTAAGTCTGAATTAGTCTTCCTAGACTTTATTTGTATACAGAGGACAGAAATAGGTATGTACTTTTAGGCTGTTGGCTTCTTTGTCCTactttggggttttcttttggcCAGGTGAATCttgtcctttgttttttcttgtcaaCAGTTTTTCCCTAACCCTTTCCAGCAAAtgggaaatggaagagaaaagatCCTTGGTCTGTTTTACTAAGGAAATGTGTTTGTCTACTGTAAATGTGCTTTGTGTGAGAATCTAACCCTGTTCCTAATGACTTTTGAACATCCTGGCTAATTTCCATCAGAGttgacagagaagcagcaaagtggggaaaaaaattttccataaatttcacaaaaataagcagctggggaaagaaggaaaactgtttcTGTCCCTGCAGAGGAAAAGGTGGAAATACACTTTCATGTCTAGTGAATTGTAAAATTACTGGCACAGGAGAGAGTTGGAAACCTGGTTTAATTATTAGTTCACTGCACTACTGTTTCTCTTATGGAACTGTCCTCTGGTTATAAACTTCTGTAACAGTCCACCAccatccttttttgttttcctcctctctttcacTGCTGTGTCTGCCCACAGTGATCAGGCTCCTTGCAGCATAGCTGTGAGGCAGAAGGGTGGTGACTTGCGCTacagaaacaaaatctgtttgACAGCTGGTGTGAAGACAGCTGCTCCGATTCCCTCCCATCTGGTAACAGAATCACCTCATTTAGGACTAGGTGTTCagcaagaaaacttttttctacCAAGGATGAGCAATGTGGTATGTTTGGTCCCAGAAAAGAAGCCAGTCGCTTCTTTGATGCTACATGGAGGACCAGAATTTGCTGGCAAGGTTTGTAGCTAAGGGACTGTTTAATTCTACAGGTGTTGGCATTTCTTGACTTGTgagtgaaaaattaatttcaaagtgtAGTAGTGTTTTTCCAAGTTACAGCTGTAAAAGATACAAAGTCACCTCCTTGCCCCCTTTTAGGGGGAAGGGCTAGGGTTGTATTTGGGATTGTATACTCATCTCCTTGTATGCTTCCCAAGCATACTAATGTGGTAGTTGTTTAGCACTCAGCTTCATTAATAATATCAGtgcgtgtcgtggtttaaccccagctggtaactaagcaccacgtagccgctcactcactcttcccacccagtgggatggtggagagaatcgggggaaaaaaaagtaaaactcgtgggttgagataagaacagtttaatagaacagaaaggaagaaactaataatgataataataacagtaataaaatgacaataataataataataataaaaggattggaatatacaaaagaagtgatgcacaatgcaattgctcaccacttgctgactgatgcccagttcctgagcagtgatacACCCTCCCCTGGCCAACtcgcccccagtttatatactgggcatgacatcacatggtatggaatatccctttggccactttgggtcagctgccctggctgtgtcccctcccaacttcttgtgcccctccagccttcttgctggctgggcatgagaagctgaaaagtccttgacttagtttaaacattcctttagcaacaactgaaaacatcagtgtgttaacattattctcataatgaacccaaaacatagcattacaccagctactaggaagacaattaactctatcccagccgaaaccaggacacactgttACAGCTTTTTATgtgtttgaggttttttcctcccccctttctctctctcaagtTTTCATATATGTAGGAGAACTTGAAGTATAGCCTTTCTGTCCtttaactttgcttttgtgaCACTATTTACATATATACAAAGCACTGTCAGAGGTTTCTGAGTTAAAAGCCTGTTTAACCAGTTACCTGTCAAGAGCTTTCAGTATGATAAACATACATAGGGaattttctgtaagatttttcaTAGACATTCTTCTAGCTAGCAGCAAGGGATGCCTGAAACTCACAACGTGTAGGCAGTACTTTTTCTTTAGCTCTATTTCTAATGTACAAAACATCCCATGGGCTAGCTTGCTTTCATGACGTCTATAAGAAGAATCTGTGCTAccatatatatgtgcatacaggGAAATATTAATGCTAGAAATCATCGTCTTAAACACCCTGATGGATTTCACAAGGTAGGTGTGAAAACATACAAGAGTATGAAGTACTGGGAGTCAtcaacagagaggagaaaaggaaaagattagTTCATCCCTTCTTTGAAGATGAACTTGGCTTTGTATTAGTGTATTATAATCTTCTGGATGTGTGGCTGGGATAGCTAGAAATGCTCGGACAATATTCTGATATTATGCTATGGTGTCTGTATTTGAGAGAGTAGTGAGCAATTCTGACTGCCTTTAATCTAAGACTGCCAGATGCTGGCTTCCGTTGCAGTTGAAGGACAGAAGTAGTTGTATGGCCT
This region of Harpia harpyja isolate bHarHar1 chromosome 1, bHarHar1 primary haplotype, whole genome shotgun sequence genomic DNA includes:
- the DCLK3 gene encoding serine/threonine-protein kinase DCLK3 isoform X1 yields the protein MPAAAPPPLHPAAGSCCPYGHCAGRRGLFGHSLHNASSKVKERKLQGTCPPVGRGNYGKPCLSESAHRSPFFNPRNGFHTIHSEHSPVKPRIITVVKPGGHTLRRITLLLNRRSVQTFEQLMADISEALGFPRWKNDRVRKLYNLRGREIRSVSDFFREGDAFIAMGREPLTLKNLEVVLQELYPENPYAASAAIQENEEQSQKLKSRLYDKASKVDSGFDETEITKNCSEDMSPKLVAGHEGKSQAKTKQEEKTRIKKKWTRESWGSEQGVKPSRKTRESERYLNHERSPEEGLEESSEEVVRCEKCEQERQARQKLQRERQAEASFENRDLKTGACQRYHVERNAKIRNCRKSSETCLEGEEVGWKDNGCRRTWKSLHRNVNEGLEKQKRSIEKERDVEKHENHGKEVVKIKKNALEGLQLTHEAKEEDGSSCVMNQSAWLKKDTLRDAEKPSKTHREGREGQRAKEEGARREGNIMRRESDMMRREKTGERRVNKEENRAQGLENTSRRHAIKNRTDVEKHYEIGRTIGDGNFAVVKECRHCDSNQIYAMKIVDKSKLKGKEDMMESEILIIRSLSHPNIVSLIEVYETEAEIYLILEYVPGGDLFDAIIESVKFTEHDAAVMITDLCEALVYIHSKNIVHRDLKPENLLVQHNADKSTTLKLADFGLAKQVTKPIFTVCGTPTYVAPEILAEKGYGLEVDMWAAGVILYILLCGFPPFRSQERDQEELFQIIQLGHYEFLSPYWDNISAAAKDLITRLLIVDPQKRYTARQVLQHPWIRTAGKTNGRNLQREVTINIERHFRAQRRKEVVDEDT
- the DCLK3 gene encoding serine/threonine-protein kinase DCLK3 isoform X2, which codes for MPAAAPPPLHPAAGSCCPYGHCAGRRGLFGHSLHNASSKVKERKLQGTCPPVGRGNYGKPCLSESAHRSPFFNPRNGFHTIHSEHSPVKPRIITVVKPGGHTLRRITLLLNRRSVQTFEQLMADISEALGFPRWKNDRVRKLYNLRGREIRSVSDFFREGDAFIAMGREPLTLKNLEVVLQELYPENPYAASAAIQENEEQSQKLKSRLYDKASKVDSGFDETEITKNCSEDMSPKLVAGHEGKSQAKTKQEEKTRIKKKWTRESWGSEQGVKPSRKTRESERYLNHERSPEEGLEESSEEVVRCEKCEQERQARQKLQRERQAEASFENRDLKTGACQRYHVERNAKIRNCRKSSETCLEGEEVGWKDNGCRRTWKSLHRNVNEGLEKQKRSIEKERDVEKHENHGKEVVKIKKNALEGLQLTHEAKEEDGSSCVMNQSAWLKKDTLRDAEKPSKTHREGREGQRAKEEGARREGNIMRRESDMMRREKTGERRVNKEENRAQGLENTSRRHAIKNRTDVEKHYEIGRTIGDGNFAVVKECRHCDSNQIYAMKIVDKSKLKGKEDMMESEILIIRSLSHPNIVSLIEVYETEAEIYLILEYVPGGDLFDAIIESVKFTEHDAAVMITDLCEALVYIHSKNIVHRDLKPENLLVQHNADKSTTLKLADFGLAKQVTKPIFTVCGTPTYVAPEILAEKGYGLEVDMWAAGVILYILLCGFPPFRSQERDQEELFQIIQLGHYEFLSPYWDNISAAKDLITRLLIVDPQKRYTARQVLQHPWIRTAGKTNGRNLQREVTINIERHFRAQRRKEVVDEDT